In Qipengyuania psychrotolerans, one DNA window encodes the following:
- a CDS encoding class I adenylate-forming enzyme family protein, which produces MNGIEAGAEAPWHWQPPAGWPAKSLAQIEKELCAAGQTFEMETLDIRGIPTRTWKNAPPSLRALADHARGHGERLVTIYEDERISYDAWYRAVARLAAELQHCGIDKGDRVALAMRNLPEWPVAFFAATAIGAICVPLNAWWTGQELAFGLADSGAKVLICDAERWERIAPHQAECPDIETVFVARSDSEDQTARKLESVIGSPREWAGLPDAVIPEVSISPDDPATIFYTSGTTGKPKGALGSHRNLTTNIFSSAYAAARNLLRRGDPIPAPAPKVGLTVIPLFHVTACSAGLMGQLYAGHTIIYMHRWEAVEAFQIIEREKVNITGGVPTIAWQMIEHPEREKYDLSSLEAIAYGGAPAAPELVRKIYETFGSMPGNGWGMTETMATLTVHSAEDYLNRPQSAGPPVPVSDVKVTDDQGNTLPAGQVGNLYARGPQVVIGYWGQPEATAATFADGWVDTGDLARLDEEGFCYIVDRAKDMVIRGGENIYSSEVENVLYDHPAVTDVAVLGIPHRTLGEEPAAMVHLAPGMKVSEEELKQWVADRLAKFKVPVRIIFSAETLPRNANGKILKKDLKAGFEQD; this is translated from the coding sequence TTGAACGGAATTGAGGCGGGCGCCGAAGCACCGTGGCATTGGCAGCCACCTGCAGGCTGGCCGGCCAAATCATTAGCGCAGATCGAAAAGGAGCTCTGCGCGGCGGGCCAGACCTTCGAAATGGAAACGCTCGATATTCGCGGTATCCCGACCCGGACGTGGAAGAATGCACCGCCGTCACTGCGGGCTCTGGCTGATCATGCGCGTGGGCATGGCGAACGGTTGGTCACCATCTACGAAGATGAACGGATTTCATACGATGCTTGGTACCGCGCGGTAGCCAGGCTTGCCGCCGAATTGCAGCACTGCGGAATTGATAAGGGGGACAGAGTTGCCCTTGCCATGAGGAACCTGCCCGAATGGCCAGTCGCATTCTTTGCAGCGACTGCGATCGGCGCGATTTGCGTGCCCCTCAACGCATGGTGGACGGGGCAGGAACTCGCATTCGGCCTTGCCGATTCTGGTGCAAAGGTGCTGATTTGCGATGCCGAGCGCTGGGAGAGAATCGCGCCGCATCAGGCTGAATGCCCGGATATTGAGACGGTGTTCGTCGCGCGCTCCGACAGCGAAGATCAGACTGCTAGGAAACTCGAAAGCGTCATCGGCTCTCCGCGCGAGTGGGCTGGTCTACCCGATGCCGTTATCCCGGAGGTTAGCATCTCGCCCGATGATCCGGCGACCATTTTCTATACTAGCGGCACCACGGGCAAACCGAAGGGCGCGCTCGGCAGCCACCGCAATTTGACCACCAACATATTCTCAAGCGCCTATGCCGCAGCCCGCAATCTGCTCCGCCGCGGAGACCCGATCCCCGCGCCAGCGCCCAAAGTAGGGCTTACCGTGATCCCGCTGTTCCACGTCACAGCGTGTTCGGCAGGGCTGATGGGGCAATTATATGCCGGCCACACGATCATCTATATGCATCGCTGGGAAGCCGTCGAAGCCTTCCAGATTATCGAGCGCGAAAAGGTCAACATAACAGGCGGCGTGCCAACCATTGCCTGGCAGATGATCGAGCATCCTGAGCGTGAAAAATACGACCTCTCAAGTCTGGAGGCTATCGCTTACGGCGGCGCGCCTGCGGCACCCGAACTAGTCCGCAAGATCTACGAAACTTTCGGTTCCATGCCCGGCAATGGCTGGGGCATGACCGAGACGATGGCTACCCTCACCGTCCATTCAGCCGAGGATTATCTGAACCGGCCACAAAGCGCCGGTCCGCCCGTGCCGGTAAGCGATGTGAAGGTAACGGATGATCAGGGAAACACTCTCCCGGCTGGCCAGGTCGGCAACCTTTACGCGCGCGGCCCGCAGGTCGTCATTGGCTATTGGGGCCAGCCAGAAGCAACTGCGGCAACTTTCGCCGACGGCTGGGTCGATACCGGTGACCTCGCCCGTCTCGACGAGGAGGGTTTCTGCTACATCGTCGACCGCGCCAAGGACATGGTCATCCGCGGCGGAGAAAACATCTATTCTTCCGAGGTGGAGAACGTCCTTTACGATCACCCAGCGGTAACTGATGTCGCGGTACTGGGAATCCCGCATAGGACACTAGGAGAAGAGCCCGCAGCGATGGTGCATCTGGCACCGGGTATGAAGGTGAGCGAGGAAGAGCTGAAACAGTGGGTGGCGGATCGACTGGCGAAATTCAAAGTGCCAGTCCGCATAATTTTTTCTGCGGAAACTCTGCCTCGCAACGCCAATGGCAAAATTCTCAAGAAGGATCTGAAAGCAGGGTTCGAGCAGGATTGA
- a CDS encoding 2'-5' RNA ligase family protein, producing the protein MTQSDAPLILTAELPADLHRRYTGLRTEHFPPERNYLEAHVTLFHALPAQCEGEARSYLARLAGEVPPISGRVEGLMSLGGGTAIKLTSPDLLALRDEIADHFHGMLTAQDQHRPRLHVTIQNKVTSKEAKALQAELAGQIEPHDFAFPGLALHAYRGGPWEFLRRFAFRGK; encoded by the coding sequence GTGACACAGAGCGATGCCCCGCTCATCCTGACAGCCGAACTGCCGGCGGACCTCCACCGGCGCTACACCGGGCTGCGCACTGAACATTTCCCGCCTGAACGCAACTATCTCGAGGCGCACGTCACGCTGTTTCACGCGCTGCCTGCCCAGTGCGAGGGCGAGGCGCGGAGCTACCTTGCGCGGCTTGCCGGCGAAGTGCCGCCCATCTCGGGACGAGTGGAAGGCCTGATGTCGCTGGGCGGCGGCACTGCCATCAAGCTTACCAGTCCTGATCTGCTAGCTCTTCGTGACGAGATTGCCGATCATTTCCATGGCATGCTGACGGCCCAGGATCAGCACCGACCGCGGCTTCACGTGACGATCCAGAACAAGGTAACGTCCAAAGAAGCCAAGGCTTTGCAGGCAGAGTTGGCGGGCCAGATAGAGCCGCACGACTTCGCTTTTCCGGGGCTTGCACTCCATGCATATCGCGGCGGTCCGTGGGAGTTCTTGCGGCGCTTCGCATTTCGCGGGAAATGA
- the mltG gene encoding endolytic transglycosylase MltG, with product MRKTALILGAVAALLVAIGGIWFASGWWSSAVIEEETAFIVPSGSTLTSVAKRMEEEGVIGSADAFLLRAKILGGSDPIQAGEFLLPAGASQAQLLGMFQSGDVIRRFVTIPEGMPSILVWERLMAQDHLTGDIPVPQEGSILPDTYDFERGEDRADVLARMQAAMQNYLAEAWPKRKDDIAVDNIRDALILASIVEKETGVARERRMVAGLYSNRLKDGMLLQADPTIIYPITKGKPLGRRIRQSEIAAVNDYNTYSMVGLPKGPITNPGRESIAAVLDPEATEARYMVADGTGGHAFAETLAEHNANVEKWFALRRERGEM from the coding sequence ATGCGCAAGACCGCGCTGATCCTCGGCGCGGTCGCCGCGTTGCTGGTCGCTATCGGCGGCATCTGGTTCGCCAGCGGATGGTGGAGTTCGGCCGTGATCGAGGAGGAAACCGCATTCATCGTGCCCTCCGGCTCGACACTGACATCGGTGGCCAAACGGATGGAGGAAGAAGGCGTGATCGGTTCTGCCGACGCCTTCCTCCTGCGCGCCAAGATCCTTGGCGGCAGCGATCCGATCCAGGCCGGAGAATTCCTCTTGCCCGCCGGAGCGAGCCAGGCGCAACTGCTCGGCATGTTCCAGAGCGGGGACGTGATCCGCCGCTTCGTGACCATTCCAGAAGGCATGCCCTCGATCCTCGTCTGGGAGCGCCTGATGGCGCAGGATCATTTGACCGGCGACATACCTGTGCCGCAGGAAGGCAGCATCCTTCCCGACACCTATGACTTCGAGCGCGGCGAAGACCGCGCCGACGTCCTCGCCCGGATGCAGGCGGCTATGCAAAACTACCTCGCCGAAGCCTGGCCCAAGCGCAAAGACGACATTGCAGTAGACAATATCAGGGATGCGCTGATCCTGGCCTCGATTGTCGAGAAGGAAACGGGTGTTGCGCGGGAGCGTCGCATGGTCGCGGGCCTGTATTCAAACCGCCTGAAGGACGGAATGCTGCTTCAAGCCGATCCGACGATCATTTATCCGATCACCAAGGGCAAGCCGCTGGGGCGGCGCATTCGCCAGTCCGAGATCGCAGCGGTCAATGATTACAACACCTATTCGATGGTAGGTCTTCCCAAGGGACCGATCACAAATCCGGGGCGCGAATCGATTGCCGCCGTCCTCGACCCCGAGGCCACTGAAGCTCGCTACATGGTGGCGGATGGCACCGGCGGTCATGCCTTCGCGGAAACTTTGGCAGAGCATAACGCCAACGTCGAAAAGTGGTTTGCCCTGCGCCGTGAACGTGGTGAGATGTGA
- the fabF gene encoding beta-ketoacyl-ACP synthase II — translation MRRVVVTGLGLVTPLGGDVETTWSNLIAGKSGAGPITRFDASNQKARIACEVKGKDHEYGFDPDKRVDHKVQRQVDPFIIYGIDAAGQAFEDAGLEGMDQATKERTGVSIGSGIGGLPGIELESINLHERGPGRVSPHFVHGRLINLISGQVSIKYGLMGPNHAVVTACSTGAHSIGDAARMIALDDADIMLAGGAEGTVNPLGVAGFAQARALNMSMNDTPEKASRPYDKNRDGFVMGEGAGVVVLEEYEHAKARGAKIYAEVVGYGLSGDAYHVTAPHPEGKGAELSMRMALKKSGLGPGDIDYVNAHGTSTMADTIELAAVKRVLGDDLSGASMSSTKSAIGHLLGGAGAVEAIFCILAIRDQVVPPTLNLDDPDEGTEGVDLVPHTAKKREVKAALNNSFGFGGTNASLIVKKVD, via the coding sequence ATGCGTCGTGTGGTCGTAACCGGACTTGGCCTCGTCACCCCCTTGGGCGGCGATGTCGAAACAACGTGGTCCAACCTTATCGCAGGCAAGAGCGGGGCAGGGCCTATCACCCGCTTCGATGCCTCGAATCAGAAGGCGCGGATCGCCTGTGAAGTGAAGGGCAAGGACCACGAATACGGTTTTGATCCCGACAAGCGTGTCGATCACAAGGTCCAGCGCCAGGTCGATCCCTTCATTATTTACGGGATTGATGCAGCTGGCCAGGCATTCGAGGATGCCGGGCTTGAAGGCATGGATCAGGCGACCAAGGAACGCACTGGCGTTTCGATTGGCTCGGGCATCGGCGGACTGCCGGGCATCGAACTTGAATCAATCAATCTTCATGAACGCGGCCCGGGCCGTGTCTCGCCGCACTTCGTTCACGGGCGCCTGATCAACCTGATCAGCGGCCAGGTCTCGATCAAATACGGCCTCATGGGCCCCAACCACGCGGTTGTGACGGCTTGCTCGACAGGTGCGCACTCCATCGGCGATGCGGCGCGCATGATCGCGCTGGACGATGCCGACATCATGCTGGCAGGCGGCGCGGAAGGCACTGTCAACCCGCTCGGCGTGGCTGGCTTTGCACAGGCCCGTGCGCTCAACATGAGCATGAACGACACGCCCGAAAAGGCCAGCCGTCCCTACGACAAGAACCGTGACGGCTTCGTCATGGGCGAGGGCGCCGGTGTCGTGGTGCTGGAAGAATACGAACACGCCAAAGCGCGCGGCGCGAAGATTTACGCCGAAGTCGTCGGTTACGGACTGTCAGGCGATGCCTACCACGTGACTGCACCGCATCCCGAAGGCAAGGGCGCGGAACTCTCCATGCGCATGGCGCTCAAGAAGTCCGGCCTTGGCCCGGGCGATATCGATTACGTCAATGCGCATGGCACATCGACGATGGCCGATACGATCGAACTGGCAGCGGTGAAGCGTGTATTGGGCGACGATCTCAGCGGAGCATCGATGAGCAGCACCAAGTCCGCCATTGGCCACCTTTTGGGCGGTGCAGGTGCGGTCGAGGCGATTTTCTGCATCCTCGCGATCCGCGATCAGGTGGTGCCGCCAACGCTCAACCTCGACGATCCTGATGAAGGAACCGAGGGCGTCGATCTCGTGCCGCACACAGCCAAGAAACGCGAAGTCAAAGCCGCGCTCAATAACAGCTTCGGTTTCGGCGGCACCAATGCCTCGCTGATCGTGAAGAAGGTCGATTGA
- a CDS encoding acyl carrier protein, producing the protein MSDTADRVQKIVVEHLGVEADKVTQEASFIDDLGADSLDIVELVMAFEEEFGVEIPDDAAEKITTVGDATKYIEEHKG; encoded by the coding sequence ATGAGCGATACTGCCGACCGCGTGCAGAAGATTGTTGTTGAGCACCTCGGCGTTGAAGCCGACAAGGTGACACAAGAAGCCAGCTTCATCGATGATCTTGGCGCTGACAGCCTCGACATCGTCGAGCTGGTCATGGCGTTCGAAGAAGAATTCGGCGTCGAAATCCCCGATGATGCGGCTGAGAAGATCACCACCGTCGGCGATGCCACGAAGTACATCGAAGAGCATAAGGGCTAA